The Methanothrix soehngenii GP6 genome has a window encoding:
- a CDS encoding SpoIIE family protein phosphatase, translating to MGFKIFVILAAFALLPLFYVGIVSLLEMDQASRDVQENITQLSVSLNRSALLVMPNEADQVQLAIAKANQYNEFFGSLAHQNELVASYASSFSESDSCVPPGIWIAPTSSNFTPGMRNATIRSLCVPARVMQSLHETEPVLTLSYIGTEDGVLVTWPYSTDSLKSTAPFSYKDTPNYALAKSRKKTIWTGPYENDEGDRMMTITTPFFREGEFAGIMGMDVSIESIFTDLSMMRGRGYPFIIDGTGLIVARSNNKPDEPLNIIFGSENLSEAASPEVRAVAKKMLKGSSGSAIVALGRDDGYVAYSPITTPGWILGIAYASEEMSLPARFIDAGIKEVASSATQGLSDSSRRVRDMALSAFAITVIAVLGAGFLIGRRIEEDIDSLARMAEKISRGDFDVRANTSGELADLAWAFNSMASDLKHYAAALDTDALKLSGSGMKTDFIDEVKLSLVSSVLPEEEGYEIEALYNPSSTNRFDLYDVSRMDDKIALAMAGVGGDGIQAAMLAIMSRALIRACPEKMGPSNTISKLNSQISQYGRGTNLACFYALLDPSNHILEYVNAGFNPPFIVDPGGMVDTLGGGGIALGMLDRLELEETCIPVQPGDVMVIYSDGVVEAENEDGEPFGLERLINLVINNRTLSAEEILWIAEKEIQGFSVGSMNPVDLAMIVIKRR from the coding sequence TTGGGATTCAAGATTTTCGTGATTTTGGCAGCCTTTGCCCTCTTGCCGCTCTTTTACGTGGGCATCGTTTCTCTCCTTGAGATGGATCAGGCATCCCGTGATGTTCAAGAGAACATAACACAACTCAGCGTATCCCTGAACCGCTCCGCTCTATTGGTGATGCCCAATGAGGCTGATCAGGTTCAGCTCGCCATTGCCAAGGCCAATCAGTATAACGAGTTCTTCGGGAGTCTGGCTCATCAGAATGAGCTGGTGGCCAGTTATGCCAGCAGCTTCTCGGAGAGCGATAGCTGCGTTCCGCCTGGCATATGGATTGCGCCAACCAGCTCAAATTTCACTCCTGGGATGAGGAATGCCACCATAAGATCCTTGTGCGTTCCTGCAAGGGTCATGCAGTCGTTGCATGAGACCGAGCCTGTGCTCACCCTCTCCTACATTGGAACAGAAGACGGGGTGCTGGTCACCTGGCCTTATAGCACTGATTCCTTGAAGAGCACTGCTCCATTCAGCTACAAGGACACGCCCAATTATGCATTGGCCAAATCCAGAAAGAAGACCATCTGGACAGGACCCTATGAGAATGATGAGGGCGACAGGATGATGACGATCACCACACCCTTCTTCCGAGAGGGCGAATTCGCGGGCATCATGGGGATGGATGTGTCAATCGAGTCCATCTTCACAGATCTCTCCATGATGAGAGGCAGAGGCTATCCATTCATTATCGACGGGACTGGCCTGATAGTAGCTCGGTCCAATAACAAGCCGGACGAGCCACTAAATATCATATTCGGCTCGGAAAACCTATCTGAGGCTGCCAGTCCTGAGGTAAGGGCGGTAGCAAAGAAGATGCTTAAAGGAAGCTCTGGATCTGCCATTGTTGCTTTGGGGAGAGATGATGGATATGTGGCATATTCGCCCATAACCACCCCTGGCTGGATCCTGGGCATTGCTTATGCCTCGGAGGAGATGAGCCTTCCCGCCCGGTTCATCGATGCCGGCATCAAGGAGGTGGCTAGCAGTGCGACCCAGGGATTGAGCGACTCCTCGCGAAGAGTAAGGGATATGGCCCTCAGTGCTTTTGCCATAACCGTCATTGCAGTGCTGGGAGCAGGATTCCTGATTGGCAGGAGGATTGAGGAGGACATCGATTCTTTAGCCCGGATGGCGGAGAAGATCTCGCGAGGAGATTTCGATGTCCGGGCGAATACCTCAGGAGAGCTGGCGGATCTGGCTTGGGCCTTCAACAGCATGGCATCAGACCTGAAGCATTACGCAGCTGCTCTGGATACAGATGCCCTCAAGCTGAGCGGCTCGGGCATGAAGACCGACTTTATCGATGAGGTAAAGCTCAGTTTAGTGTCTTCCGTTCTTCCTGAGGAGGAGGGATATGAGATCGAGGCTCTCTACAATCCCTCAAGCACGAATCGTTTCGATCTTTATGATGTCTCTAGAATGGATGATAAGATCGCCTTGGCCATGGCGGGAGTGGGAGGAGATGGGATTCAGGCGGCCATGCTCGCCATTATGTCGCGAGCTCTCATCCGCGCCTGTCCGGAAAAGATGGGGCCATCCAATACCATAAGCAAGCTCAACTCTCAGATCAGCCAGTACGGTCGGGGCACGAATCTGGCCTGCTTTTATGCCCTCCTTGATCCTTCCAATCATATCTTAGAGTATGTGAATGCCGGTTTTAATCCGCCTTTTATCGTTGATCCTGGTGGTATGGTGGATACGCTGGGTGGAGGAGGAATAGCATTGGGCATGCTAGATCGGCTGGAGTTGGAGGAGACGTGCATACCCGTTCAACCTGGGGATGTCATGGTCATATATTCTGATGGGGTTGTCGAGGCCGAGAACGAAGATGGGGAGCCTTTCGGATTGGAGAGGCTCATTAATCTGGTCATAAACAATCGCACTCTATCCGCAGAGGAGATTCTATGGATCGCAGAGAAGGAGATTCAGGGTTTCTCGGTGGGGTCAATGAATCCAGTTGATCTCGCTATGATAGTTATCAAGCGAAGATGA